From a single Clostridium isatidis genomic region:
- a CDS encoding NAD(+)--rifampin ADP-ribosyltransferase, whose protein sequence is MDIRFDPNNHIIKLCMNGMNLEETGNIEEAINIFKKAWEEAEDEYERFITAYHLARVQKSIEDKLKWMETSLQFALKINDVNVKSAYSTLYLNIAKCYEILSDYDNARRNYELSELYKDEHFDKGPFYHGTKADLKVGDLLTPGGKSNYKDDFIMNHIYFTANIKGAILAAALAKGEGKE, encoded by the coding sequence ATGGATATAAGGTTTGATCCAAATAACCATATTATTAAACTATGCATGAATGGAATGAATTTAGAAGAGACAGGAAATATTGAAGAAGCAATAAATATTTTTAAAAAAGCCTGGGAAGAAGCAGAAGATGAATATGAAAGATTTATAACAGCTTATCATCTAGCTAGAGTACAAAAAAGTATTGAGGATAAATTAAAGTGGATGGAAACCTCTTTACAATTTGCTCTAAAAATAAATGATGTAAATGTAAAGAGTGCCTATTCAACTTTGTATTTGAATATTGCAAAATGTTATGAAATATTATCTGACTATGATAATGCTAGAAGAAATTATGAACTATCAGAGTTATATAAAGATGAACATTTTGATAAAGGACCTTTTTATCATGGAACAAAGGCAGATTTGAAAGTAGGGGACTTATTAACCCCAGGTGGAAAGTCAAATTACAAAGATGATTTTATAATGAACCATATTTATTTTACTGCAAATATTAAGGGAGCAATATTAGCAGCTGCATTAGCAAAGGGTGAAGGCAAAGAATAG
- a CDS encoding ABC transporter substrate-binding protein, which produces MKVKKILSLICSVVIAAGLFAGCNSSEGNKGQAGDNEKPAVLTTLLESSQGWVRNFNPYNKPAQFVEGFMYEPLVIFDANNGGKEVMWLAEDIISEEDNKTLIVKVRQGVKWSDGEDFNADDVVFTFTYPKDHPDIDTSGNWSGDNPKLESVEKLDDYTVKIVASTPNVFHRKDIFFQNWMVPEHVFSKISDPATAVLEEPVVTGAFSEVKDFTPEMVVLGRNPNYWKADDLEVDELRIPQFDGNDAALALLEDGNIDWAYIMIPDIEKTYVKGDAHKKYWYGKNDGMRLTFNYMTKNENNKKAFESVDFRRAVSLATDRKTINESAAFGYLSDEVPTVTGLPSMLSSYINEEAQTLSDPYTKFDLEKAAKILDEAGFVDKDGDGYRDNPDGTPIKFEIISPAGWTDWNDGAQIIAEHLQKIGINAINAPKELGVVIEAWGTGEFDMLYTAYGQNTNIWKYYFDTIGDQARFLTSTWWSTCQNNYKNDEMTALIEELAVADEERQAEIIATIEKFFAENMINVPILFNGKWHIYNDSRFTGWTVEEGKGPDPANCIHDSKILQLLELKPVK; this is translated from the coding sequence ATGAAAGTTAAAAAAATTCTAAGCCTTATTTGTTCGGTTGTTATTGCTGCAGGGTTATTTGCAGGATGTAATTCAAGTGAAGGAAATAAAGGACAAGCTGGTGATAATGAAAAACCAGCAGTTCTAACTACTTTACTTGAGTCTTCCCAAGGCTGGGTTAGAAATTTTAATCCATATAATAAGCCAGCTCAATTTGTGGAAGGATTTATGTATGAGCCATTAGTTATTTTTGATGCTAATAATGGCGGTAAAGAGGTAATGTGGTTAGCTGAAGACATTATAAGTGAAGAGGATAACAAAACTCTTATTGTAAAGGTAAGACAAGGAGTTAAATGGAGTGATGGTGAAGATTTTAATGCTGATGACGTTGTGTTCACATTTACTTATCCAAAGGATCATCCAGATATAGATACAAGTGGTAACTGGAGTGGTGATAATCCTAAGTTAGAATCAGTTGAAAAGCTTGATGATTATACAGTTAAAATTGTAGCTTCAACTCCAAATGTTTTCCATAGAAAAGATATTTTCTTTCAAAACTGGATGGTACCAGAGCATGTATTCTCTAAGATTTCAGATCCAGCAACAGCAGTATTAGAAGAGCCTGTAGTTACAGGAGCTTTTTCAGAAGTTAAAGACTTTACACCAGAGATGGTTGTTTTGGGAAGAAACCCAAATTACTGGAAGGCAGATGATTTAGAAGTAGATGAATTGAGAATACCTCAATTTGATGGAAATGATGCTGCATTAGCACTATTAGAAGATGGAAATATTGACTGGGCTTATATTATGATACCAGATATAGAAAAAACTTATGTTAAGGGAGATGCCCATAAGAAGTATTGGTATGGTAAAAATGACGGTATGAGATTAACCTTTAATTATATGACTAAAAATGAAAATAATAAAAAAGCTTTTGAATCAGTAGATTTTAGAAGAGCCGTATCGTTAGCAACTGATAGAAAAACTATAAATGAATCTGCGGCATTTGGTTATTTAAGTGATGAAGTACCAACAGTTACAGGATTACCATCAATGTTGTCTTCTTATATAAATGAAGAGGCTCAGACCCTTTCAGATCCTTATACTAAGTTTGATTTAGAAAAAGCAGCAAAAATTCTAGATGAAGCAGGATTTGTTGATAAAGATGGAGATGGTTATAGAGATAATCCAGATGGAACACCAATTAAGTTTGAAATTATATCTCCAGCTGGCTGGACAGATTGGAATGATGGTGCACAAATAATTGCAGAACATTTACAAAAAATTGGTATAAATGCTATTAATGCACCTAAAGAACTGGGAGTTGTTATTGAAGCTTGGGGAACTGGTGAATTTGATATGTTATACACAGCTTATGGTCAAAATACTAACATATGGAAATATTATTTTGATACAATTGGTGACCAAGCAAGGTTCCTAACAAGTACTTGGTGGTCTACTTGCCAAAATAATTATAAAAATGATGAAATGACAGCTCTAATAGAAGAATTGGCAGTAGCTGACGAAGAAAGACAAGCTGAAATAATAGCTACAATAGAAAAATTCTTTGCAGAAAATATGATAAATGTACCGATATTATTTAATGGAAAATGGCATATTTACAATGATTCAAGATTTACAGGATGGACAGTTGAGGAAGGTAAAGGACCAGATCCAGCAAACTGTATTCATGATTCTAAGATATTACAATTATTAGAACTTAAACCTGTTAAATAA